Within Bactrocera oleae isolate idBacOlea1 chromosome 6, idBacOlea1, whole genome shotgun sequence, the genomic segment CGTTATGTCTGGCAGTGAAGACGGGCAATTACAAAGTCCTGGCAATGATAATTTTGGATTAAGGTGTGTATTTTATGTCTTGAAAAACCATGGAAAATTGTTTGCCCACTCAATGTATTATTTCTTGTGGGGAGAGTAGAAGGGGAATCACATTGTGTGTATAACTCGTGTCTTTAGTCACAGTCATACATGTAGAATCTATGGGTTGAAGGGCACTGAAAACAAATTTCCATGGAATAATATTTACGCATTACGTTTTGAAGATTGTTGAATTGTGAATTTTAGGAAATTATTGAAAGTGTAAAAGCACGTATACAAATTTTGCATTTGTAATTAAAAGAATTGTGTATATCATGGCGCAGCTTTCATTACAAAATTAAGTAATTATGGTACCACTATTAATAATAAACATAGATTTGAGCTATGCAATTCAAAATTGTTAcatgaataaaattattatataattgcttaattttgtaatatttttatatacgaaAAATACCATCACAACCCTACCCTAACAACTCCCATTCATAAACTTACCCACTTTTTCAGCATACCTTGTGCCTTTCCTAATCAAAATCATTAATCCCAAGTAATTACCAAGTATCCACTCTCCAACCCATTAGGTCTAAACATAATACCACTTTATTAAGTACTTTTTAATTTACTCAAGTTTTTTCATTGCAAATAGGCCAAAAAGTGTGTACATGTCCAAAGAACGATGCGCGCGATGGCCACCATCTATTCACattaaatcaaaaaacaataatataaaatataaacaaaaatgtaaaaataaattacacccaaaataccaaagaaaaaaaaatcataaataaagttAACATGAACTCTTAATTTCGCGTATCTTGGTGCaaaaccaattgaaaaagtttggtGCACATTAGTCGAAACGAAATGTgaatgatatacatatactctACGCGTTACTTCGTATTTCGTCCAGACAACGAGGGTGCGCGCGCATGATCGTCGTTAATGCAATAACGCTCAAATGATGATGTTGAAATGACTGTAACAGGAAGAAAGTCCACTTTATCACATTTATATTGCCTGTTAAGCCGGGAGTTTGGCgagaagaaatataaatatatatatatatatatataaatatattattatcaacaATGTAACATACTGTGTTTAGCCAGCTGACCGCCTGCTTGTAATACGCAAATGCTGAAAAAACCCACTAGTTGAGTGGAGTAAATTCTACTACTAGATATGTTGTTGACGTCCATGCAGGTGGGTGTGACAAACGAATAGGCAGATAGTACTATTGTTACTCTGGCTACGAGTCGTACAACTCCTCTCACTTTGCGCTCTCGCACTgcacaacaaaaatatgtaaagtacgACAAATTTGAGCTGGACAACAGACTTGTTGGTttggtaaatttattttttgttaaaaagtctATTTACATTTAACGCAACATTTTTcagtatttatttcttttctctatacaacaaaagaaatatttctaCTTTCAATTTATCTTCCAAACTTAAATTAAGTTCTTAGGTATTAGCTGCTGATGTCGATTTACTTTTTGTGTGCCTTGGACACTTAGCTTGACTGAATTGTTTAATGGGCTTCGcaaggtaaataaaaataaaaaaactcaagGTGAGTGTGAGTGAGTACTTCATATTAAGTAGAAATATTTAATACGATCaacgtacttatgtatgttacTCTATTTTTAAGGACAGATGACTTGCTTGTGTAAGTATACCAAAACTACTTATTATAAAAACGTATGAAGAAAGCGTCAATTATGCAAAACAATAGTTGCGCATAAAAAGccccatatgtacatacatatgtccaaAAATAACTATATGCTctttaattaatgattttacttaaattaagtGGATGCCATAGCTatcgaaatgttgaaaaaatgtgtatgtgttaCAACTATACTCGTCTATGAAATCTAACGCGGACACTATTTGAGGTGCGTTTCATGTTTCTTATTGCTTTAAATCTAACATTTTAGGaataaagtgcaaattttttagagtatacttgtatatgtgttaaCAAATGGCCGATTGATTTCGAATTCTAAATaaatagaattttattttagttcatataaaaagtaacaaaaaattgctataattaTTTGGAACATTGCACAATTTTATCACATGTGGTTTAGTATTTGTTAGAAAAatgttttacttaaattttaaaaccaacTTAAACCACTAACCAATCAATGTATAATTGCTCTAAAACCGTTACTAAATTACTATTACAATAgcttacattatttttttttttgtatatacatacatatttctcaaTCCACTGTAACTCAGACAGCGGATGACAAGAACGGAGAAGTATTCGCAATGTTCAAAGAACAATCGTCTAagcttagaaaaaataaattaggcATTActcttaacacttattgctttTTTCATCACTTCTTTGCAATGTACCATATCTCTTGTAGTAATGGCCGGCTTTCAGGTACATATTTTCTATTACAACATTTAAAACGCTCGACCTTGTGTCTCGCTTGCACAATAACAACACTACATGGAAATTTCGATGCAttgttttatatgtaaatactcgAAATTTGGTTAAGAATCACGCATCtgcattcaaataaaaaaactaacgaAATGAAAATCAGCATCTAAATGTTAAAATGACATTTCGTCGTCTTTATGTAATCCTTCTAtgcttcatatacatatatacatctatGAAACACACCTTAATTAGTAGTCAAACATGTCATTATACCATGAACAGTCGTTTTAgcctgtccgtctgtttgtatatacgctaactagtctctcagtttttatgatatcgatcggaaattttgcacatgttcgATTTCCACCAAGATGCAGCTCGTTtgtcgaaatcgccgatatcggaccactatcacatatagctgccctacagACTGACCGGTCGCAATcgagataaatatcttttttatacccttttatgctataaaaagggtattatagcgtcggtgcagccgcagttaacgctttttcttgttttattaatttttaaaagaaatatttcgtTCTAAGCATTTATGTAGTAATAACATAGAATTAAGCACAAACTTCAATTTTTCTAAAGAAATCATTACTACACTTTGATcttgaatatttttactttGATCTGCTCCCCGAAAATATAGGAAGCTCCTTAAAACAATCTCAAGCAGACCAAGCCATAAAAGTAAATTGACATCGAGGCGTTAGAAAATTTTCCTTGATTTTTTATGgatgtaagttaaaaaatactagATTTACAAACTATTATCTTAAAAGAACAACGaaaaagaaaccaaaaaaaaaaaaaaaaattgagttaaTGTGTTTCGACTGGCCATTGCAAGCGCCAAACATATTCTTTTTGAATTTGCACACTGGACTCCGACCAAAACTGGAACGGTATGTACACTAACCAGGCCGCAAAGCAGTGAACATGAATTGAATGCATATGTCAAATGGCAAAGGCGATGGCAGGAAGCGTTCGTCAGCGGTGGCAAACATCAATATATTTAACTAACAAATAtcactaaaattttcattactcacatgcatacataatttttttttattactttgcaAAATTTAACGCCCTAATTTTATAGTTAtaattatgataaaaaaaaaaaaaaatgaattatcACAATGAAGCAACACACAAATATCTATTCTCTTCCCAAGTTTTAccgattttatttcatattttcatcataattaaaattaattagcgGTGAGGAAGATGCGGATTCTTTGGACATTAAACCACCACAAGCGAACGTGCTGCACACGCGTGACTCCACAGGCTCGAGACGCAAAGATAAGTCGTCCAAAGAGAAAAAACATTCCAAAGAGAAGAAACATCGCGGCGAGCGAGAACGTGGAAGTGGCCGTGACCGCAGCGAAAGGGAACGCGATCCACGCGATTATGACACACGGGAACCACATGGTCGAGAGCGTGACATGCGCAACGATCGTGGAGGAGGTCCACGTCCAGGCGATATGGAGCGAGCTCGAGACCACCGTCGAGGCGGCGAAGAGCGTGAAGAGATGTTACGTTATCACCAACGAGGCAGCGGTTATGAGCGTGATGACGTTATTAACAGAGATATAATGTCAAATAGCGAACGCCGTTATGCAAAGCAATATGAACCACACAACAATGAGGTGCGACGAAATAGTGGTGGAGGCGGCGGAACAGCTGTGTATCATCAACAATATCAGCACTCACATATGCAACGTCAAAGACCAGATTACTATGAACGCGGTTCCGGTGGCGGGGGATACCATCATGGCGGTCTGGACTATTATAACAATcgccaccaacaacagcaacaatacggtggtggtggtggtggtggcaagcaTTCGCATATTGAGTACAATGATGTCAACTATGAGGTGCAACGTGAGCGACGCAAGTATAACTACGACCCGCAAAACGATTCGGAAAGTATCGAACAGGATTTACGTTCAAGGCTGCTAAGTAAAcggcataaatatgtaaaaggcAGTGGTGGCGATGTAATCGAGCTAACCGAAAGTTATGAGACGACGACCACAGTGCAGCGGAAAAGGTATAGCGATGGTGAACGCAATGAACGCTATCGACAGAAACGTGAAAAGATGAGAGAATCCGTAATTGAGGTGCTCGACAGTCCGGAGTTGGCTGAGATGGAGGGTGCAGCCACAGAAGAGGGAGAAGCGCATCGTCAACGACGCAAACATAAACGGCGCAACAAAGAGCGTGAAGTGTTGCAAGTGGAGACGATTGTATCGGCGGAACGCGTAGAGCGCATAGAAAAGCGAAAAACGCCTGATGATCCGGAGGTATTGTCACGACGAGAAAAAATACTAGCTGTGGAACGTGAGAAGGAAAAACGCAAAGAAAAAGCGCGTGAAGAATTGGAAGCACGACGTCGAGCGCGTAATGCGCTTAGTCCAAGCGCTGTAGCAGCGTCTGTTACGGCTGGACTAAACGTTATGAAACGTAAGAAACAGAATGAAATGGCCGAGGTTATTGTAAAAGTTAAACGATCAAAGAAAACGACAGCTTCAAAGCAGCGTAGTGACGAAGAGGAAGAGGGCGAGGCGTTAGACAGCGATGACGAAGATGATGAAGTAGACGAGGATAATAGCGAGGATATGGAAACGGACAGTGGCAGTGGTGATAGTGAAAGTGACAGCGAAAGTCATTCTGAAGTGGACGATGCTGAGAGGCGGCACGCAAAACGACATCATAAACATAGCAAAACAGAAAAGAGGAAAAGCAGTAAAAGGCATCATAACCATAGAGCGCGTAACAATGGTGTTGCTGATGACGACAATACTGacgacgatgatgatgatgaggaaGATGACGATGACATAGATCTGCCCGAAAGCCCACTTTCTATTGGCGAGCTTTCGAAATCACCACGGCGTCAACATCGCGCAAAAAAGCACAAGAAAAAGAAAGGCAAAAAGCATATAGAAAACGATGATGACGATGGCGATCAACGTCTATCACGTTCGCGTTCTCATTCCGCCCATTCAATCTCACACTCACGTTCAGTTTCACGCTCTCGTTCGCACTCACCCCGCAGAAAGAGCACACGTTCGCGTTCGAATTCAGGTTCACGTGACTCTTCGCAACACCGCACAACAAATTCACGATCACGTTCTCGTACACGCTCTCGTTCAGATTCGCATTTCGATTCACGATCAGTGTCCTCACGCTCGCGCTCACGTTCCCGATCATCAGTTTCGCGCTCGCGTTCAAAGTCACGAACACGTTCACGCTCACGTTCAGAAGAGCGTGACATGAAGTCGGCGCATAAATCAGAGGCAGAAGCTGCTGCTGATAGCAGGCGTCGTGTGGAAGGTGGCAGCCGAGACGACTCGCCAGCACGCGATGACAAAGGTGCACCACTGCCAGACTATTTTCCGGGCATACAGGGTTGTCGCTCTGTTGAAGAATTCCAATGTCTCAATCGTATTGAGGAAGGCACATACGGTGTGGTATACCGCGCCAAGGATAAACGTACCAACGAGATAGTTGCTTTAAAGCGTTTAAAAATGGAGAAGGAAAAAGAAGGCTTTCCCATAACATCGTTACGCGAAATCAACACCTTACTAAAAGGCCAACACCCAAACATAGTAACGGTTCGCGAAATAGTTGTCGGTTCCAATATGGATAAAATTTTCATTGTTATGGATTATGTGGAACATGACCTGAAATCGTTGATGGAGACGATGAAGGCGCGTAAACAATTCTTCCTTCCCGGCGAAGTAAAATGTCTGGCGCAGCAATTATTGCGTGCGGTCGGTCATTTACATGATAATTGGATATTACATCGCGATTTAAAGACCTCTAATTTGTTGCTCTCGCACAAGGGTGTGCTGAAAGTAGGCGATTTCGGTCTTGCTCGAGAATATGGTTCACCATTGAAAAATTACACTTCATTGGTGGTTACACTATGGTACCGAGCACCGGAGTTATTGCTCGGCACACTGGAATATTCAACGCCCATAGACGTCTGGTCGGTGGGTTGCATTTTTGGCGAATTTCTACAAATGGGGCCACTATTTCCTGGTAAAACGGAGACGGATgaactaaacaaaattttcaaggtAAGACAATACATTAAAAGTATATGCTTAAGTATTTCAACGCCCTTTGTGATATTACGTATTTCTTTCCGCAGGAGCTCGGCACACCAAACGAACGAATTTGGCCCGGTTATAAAGATTTGCCAATTGTTAAGAATATGTTAAGCCAGAATTCCCAATTCGCCGACTATCCTGTTTCAAATTTACGTAAGCGTTTCGCCGACAAAACCACCGACTTAGGCATTGACTTGCTACAGGGTCTTCTCACATATGATCCCAAGAAAAGACTGACCGCTGAAACGGCGCTTAAACACAGCTACTTCAATGAGCTGCCTCTGCCCATCGATCCATCTATGTTTCCTACATGGCCGGCGAAAAGTGAATTGGGTGCTCGCAAAGCTCTCGCCTCTTCGCCCAAACCACCCTCTGGCGGTTCGCAGTTTAAACAGTTGGGTCGAGACGAAATACTTGTGGGCAGTAGTGGTGGTAGCAATGCGGCTGGTGTTGCCAATAGCAATAGCAAAGTAATATCGGGCATTATAACAGGTAATAAGAAAACTGCTGCGAATACTGGTTTCGTACTAAATGCAGGCATTGATCAACGTCAACTGGCTATGGGTCCGggattcaatttaaaattttaataaaaactttgcCATTCACTATTTCTTAACTGATATTTGAGTGTGAATGTGTTTAACAATACTAttgcttttacaatttatatatcGTATTAGTCATTAATTAACCATTCTAGTTAACTACGAGCATAAGATCCAGATTTATCATTTTtcgttaaatacaatttttctaaataatcatatatgtatgtatagcttgTAAGCTACAGtccagacatttttttttaaaaccatCACTTATATCATTTGAATATACAATTACCATTAAAGAAATTCTACTATGTGGGCAAAACAAACGATTTTACCAACAAAACAAAGAGAATCCTTGAGAgcttaatataaaacaaaaacttactgttaattttaaaaactgttaatattaaaatctaAATAATCTTAGATAAAAATTTATCGTTAAAGATGTACAAATTACATACATGCATTATAGTTGGCGGCAGGTTTATACCAAAAGATTTACACAGTCAGTTCGAGTCAGGCAAACATAATAATCATTCTAACAAAAAATAGAACAATAGTTGGGTAGatttaagttgttttttttttgagtaataaaataatgttcTAGTTGTAATCAAATACTTAACTGCAGTAGACCGAATATAAAAAGGAAAGTTTATAAGAATGGAAAGAAGCCTATGCTGGAAAAAAGACCTATAAGAGAAATACAAGCATATAATTttgcaacaaaagtaaaatccaaacaaaaaaattgtattttatttcaatatcagAGCATGAAGAAAATCTTTAGTATTCTGCAGAAAGACTGGTCTACATAGCCGGAACTATTTGAGGCATGTTACTGTGGCTTCAACGGCAACGCGCAAGTGCGTaatgttaataatttaattcattataaaatattattgatatTAATTGAAAGACTGGCTGAC encodes:
- the Pitslre gene encoding serine/threonine-protein kinase PITSLRE isoform X3, with translation MRNDRGGGPRPGDMERARDHRRGGEEREEMLRYHQRGSGYERDDVINRDIMSNSERRYAKQYEPHNNEVRRNSGGGGGTAVYHQQYQHSHMQRQRPDYYERGSGGGGYHHGGLDYYNNRHQQQQQYGGGGGGGKHSHIEYNDVNYEVQRERRKYNYDPQNDSESIEQDLRSRLLSKRHKYVKGSGGDVIELTESYETTTTVQRKRYSDGERNERYRQKREKMRESVIEVLDSPELAEMEGAATEEGEAHRQRRKHKRRNKEREVLQVETIVSAERVERIEKRKTPDDPEVLSRREKILAVEREKEKRKEKAREELEARRRARNALSPSAVAASVTAGLNVMKRKKQNEMAEVIVKVKRSKKTTASKQRSDEEEEGEALDSDDEDDEVDEDNSEDMETDSGSGDSESDSESHSEVDDAERRHAKRHHKHSKTEKRKSSKRHHNHRARNNGVADDDNTDDDDDDEEDDDDIDLPESPLSIGELSKSPRRQHRAKKHKKKKGKKHIENDDDDGDQRLSRSRSHSAHSISHSRSVSRSRSHSPRRKSTRSRSNSGSRDSSQHRTTNSRSRSRTRSRSDSHFDSRSVSSRSRSRSRSSVSRSRSKSRTRSRSRSEERDMKSAHKSEAEAAADSRRRVEGGSRDDSPARDDKGAPLPDYFPGIQGCRSVEEFQCLNRIEEGTYGVVYRAKDKRTNEIVALKRLKMEKEKEGFPITSLREINTLLKGQHPNIVTVREIVVGSNMDKIFIVMDYVEHDLKSLMETMKARKQFFLPGEVKCLAQQLLRAVGHLHDNWILHRDLKTSNLLLSHKGVLKVGDFGLAREYGSPLKNYTSLVVTLWYRAPELLLGTLEYSTPIDVWSVGCIFGEFLQMGPLFPGKTETDELNKIFKELGTPNERIWPGYKDLPIVKNMLSQNSQFADYPVSNLRKRFADKTTDLGIDLLQGLLTYDPKKRLTAETALKHSYFNELPLPIDPSMFPTWPAKSELGARKALASSPKPPSGGSQFKQLGRDEILVGSSGGSNAAGVANSNSKVISGIITGNKKTAANTGFVLNAGIDQRQLAMGPGFNLKF
- the Pitslre gene encoding serine/threonine-protein kinase PITSLRE isoform X1 — its product is MCFDWPLQAPNIFFLNLHTGLRPKLERGEEDADSLDIKPPQANVLHTRDSTGSRRKDKSSKEKKHSKEKKHRGERERGSGRDRSERERDPRDYDTREPHGRERDMRNDRGGGPRPGDMERARDHRRGGEEREEMLRYHQRGSGYERDDVINRDIMSNSERRYAKQYEPHNNEVRRNSGGGGGTAVYHQQYQHSHMQRQRPDYYERGSGGGGYHHGGLDYYNNRHQQQQQYGGGGGGGKHSHIEYNDVNYEVQRERRKYNYDPQNDSESIEQDLRSRLLSKRHKYVKGSGGDVIELTESYETTTTVQRKRYSDGERNERYRQKREKMRESVIEVLDSPELAEMEGAATEEGEAHRQRRKHKRRNKEREVLQVETIVSAERVERIEKRKTPDDPEVLSRREKILAVEREKEKRKEKAREELEARRRARNALSPSAVAASVTAGLNVMKRKKQNEMAEVIVKVKRSKKTTASKQRSDEEEEGEALDSDDEDDEVDEDNSEDMETDSGSGDSESDSESHSEVDDAERRHAKRHHKHSKTEKRKSSKRHHNHRARNNGVADDDNTDDDDDDEEDDDDIDLPESPLSIGELSKSPRRQHRAKKHKKKKGKKHIENDDDDGDQRLSRSRSHSAHSISHSRSVSRSRSHSPRRKSTRSRSNSGSRDSSQHRTTNSRSRSRTRSRSDSHFDSRSVSSRSRSRSRSSVSRSRSKSRTRSRSRSEERDMKSAHKSEAEAAADSRRRVEGGSRDDSPARDDKGAPLPDYFPGIQGCRSVEEFQCLNRIEEGTYGVVYRAKDKRTNEIVALKRLKMEKEKEGFPITSLREINTLLKGQHPNIVTVREIVVGSNMDKIFIVMDYVEHDLKSLMETMKARKQFFLPGEVKCLAQQLLRAVGHLHDNWILHRDLKTSNLLLSHKGVLKVGDFGLAREYGSPLKNYTSLVVTLWYRAPELLLGTLEYSTPIDVWSVGCIFGEFLQMGPLFPGKTETDELNKIFKELGTPNERIWPGYKDLPIVKNMLSQNSQFADYPVSNLRKRFADKTTDLGIDLLQGLLTYDPKKRLTAETALKHSYFNELPLPIDPSMFPTWPAKSELGARKALASSPKPPSGGSQFKQLGRDEILVGSSGGSNAAGVANSNSKVISGIITGNKKTAANTGFVLNAGIDQRQLAMGPGFNLKF
- the Pitslre gene encoding serine/threonine-protein kinase PITSLRE isoform X2, with amino-acid sequence MSGSEDGQLQSPGNDNFGLSGEEDADSLDIKPPQANVLHTRDSTGSRRKDKSSKEKKHSKEKKHRGERERGSGRDRSERERDPRDYDTREPHGRERDMRNDRGGGPRPGDMERARDHRRGGEEREEMLRYHQRGSGYERDDVINRDIMSNSERRYAKQYEPHNNEVRRNSGGGGGTAVYHQQYQHSHMQRQRPDYYERGSGGGGYHHGGLDYYNNRHQQQQQYGGGGGGGKHSHIEYNDVNYEVQRERRKYNYDPQNDSESIEQDLRSRLLSKRHKYVKGSGGDVIELTESYETTTTVQRKRYSDGERNERYRQKREKMRESVIEVLDSPELAEMEGAATEEGEAHRQRRKHKRRNKEREVLQVETIVSAERVERIEKRKTPDDPEVLSRREKILAVEREKEKRKEKAREELEARRRARNALSPSAVAASVTAGLNVMKRKKQNEMAEVIVKVKRSKKTTASKQRSDEEEEGEALDSDDEDDEVDEDNSEDMETDSGSGDSESDSESHSEVDDAERRHAKRHHKHSKTEKRKSSKRHHNHRARNNGVADDDNTDDDDDDEEDDDDIDLPESPLSIGELSKSPRRQHRAKKHKKKKGKKHIENDDDDGDQRLSRSRSHSAHSISHSRSVSRSRSHSPRRKSTRSRSNSGSRDSSQHRTTNSRSRSRTRSRSDSHFDSRSVSSRSRSRSRSSVSRSRSKSRTRSRSRSEERDMKSAHKSEAEAAADSRRRVEGGSRDDSPARDDKGAPLPDYFPGIQGCRSVEEFQCLNRIEEGTYGVVYRAKDKRTNEIVALKRLKMEKEKEGFPITSLREINTLLKGQHPNIVTVREIVVGSNMDKIFIVMDYVEHDLKSLMETMKARKQFFLPGEVKCLAQQLLRAVGHLHDNWILHRDLKTSNLLLSHKGVLKVGDFGLAREYGSPLKNYTSLVVTLWYRAPELLLGTLEYSTPIDVWSVGCIFGEFLQMGPLFPGKTETDELNKIFKELGTPNERIWPGYKDLPIVKNMLSQNSQFADYPVSNLRKRFADKTTDLGIDLLQGLLTYDPKKRLTAETALKHSYFNELPLPIDPSMFPTWPAKSELGARKALASSPKPPSGGSQFKQLGRDEILVGSSGGSNAAGVANSNSKVISGIITGNKKTAANTGFVLNAGIDQRQLAMGPGFNLKF